The following proteins are encoded in a genomic region of Periophthalmus magnuspinnatus isolate fPerMag1 chromosome 23, fPerMag1.2.pri, whole genome shotgun sequence:
- the eng gene encoding endoglin has protein sequence MESHVAVTVLLLCVIGTSTGSGQTCVPTENENPWIFVKEMQTGCWTSFIGKDNKEVHIINLIFTPQDDKMFSINVTRPMNLILTSADTTFSAYYLNKDASIYVSKNSSFNFHGQQSHNIHKEEMPSDDEELVKWATQRFGGVTSFTTIQNLKQLHVTETGTKAGSHECVLGNEDTSEKRFLTVETVASVPFKSCFPTLPNSSEDLHVINIPESSNIRNVSLHMEVVEKTSLLLRGPQGTLWTIMNLKHSKLFSNNEILLDHMRHRIPPMFSLNSDVAEIVQKKALEYFKSASLTSYTEITAEGSTIALTLQKRAINTVSDAVLKTSPTVTTNGPHLMPLNMQLYNSPDFRSPLDPNAKVQSNRRIYAEITGRTLGDIVLTIKVMQCFLRSKGSCPVVKELPFMTETCSSSSCVNSTRLSFSLDQLQELTSTAWDLECSVKICYSEKCGDGGRVKRYLEVTQPCLQPPPTECFDFGLPGVLGIAFGGFLIGVLLIGALWFIKIKTGYPTGLDMSSTVGCPCSGTKRQPVSTNPSPSENSSANASIGSTQSTPTSSMA, from the exons GCTCCGGTCAGACGTGTGTCCCGACGGAAAATGAGAATCCGTGGATCTTTGTGAAGGAGATGCAGACTGGATGCTGGACAAGCTTCATCGGCAAAGACAACAAAGAAGTTCATATTATCAACCTGATCTTCACTCCACAG GATGACAAGATGTTCTCTATAAATGTAACCAGACCTATGAATCTTATCCTGACATCAGCAGACACAACGTTTAGTGCATACTACCTCAACAAAGATGCCAGCATTTAT GTGAGCAAAAACTCATCGTTCAATTTTCACGGACAGCAAAGCCACAATATTCACAAGGAAGAAATGCCGTCTGATGATGAGGAGCTGGTCAAATGGGCCACGCAGAGATTTGGAGGAGTGACGTCTTTCACGACGATTCAAAACCTGAAACAACTTCACGTAACAGAAACGG GAACCAAGGCCGGCTCTCATGAATGCGTCCTTGGAAATGAAGACACATCTGAGAAACGCTTTCTGACAGTTGAAACAGTTGCAAGTGTTCCATTTAAATCCTGCTTCCCAACGCTCCCGAACAGCAGCGAAGACCTACATGTCATAAATATCCCCGAAAGTTCCAATATTCG AAATGTGTCTCTTCACATGGAGGTTGTAGAGAAAACCAGTTTATTGTTGAGAGGTCCCCAGGGAACTCTTTGGACGATTATGAACCTGAAACACAGCAAACTATTT TCGAATAATGAGATTCTTCTCGATCACATGCGCCACCGAATCCCTCCGATGTTTTCTCTGAACAGTGACGTTGCAGAAATAGTTCAAAAAAAGGCTCTGGAGTATTTTAAAAGTGCAAGTTTGACCAGCTACACTGAAATCACAGCAGAGGGCTCCACGATTGCACTGACGTTACAAAAGAGAGCGATCAATACAG TTTCAGACGCAGTGCTGAAAACATCTCCCACTGTTACGACAAACGGGCCTCATCTGATGCCTCTGAACATGCAGCTGTACAACTCTCCTGATTTCCGCTCTCCTCTGGATCCAAACGCCAAAGTGCAGAGCAACAGGAGAATCTACGCAGAG ATTACAGGACGCACCTTGGGGGACATTGTCCTAACCATAAAGGTGATGCAGTGCTTTCTGCGCTCCAAAGGCTCGTGTCCTGTTGTGAAGGAGCTGCCTTTCATGACTGAAACCTGCTCCAGTAGCTCTTGTGTGAACAGCACCAGGCTCAGCTTCTCTTTGGATCAGCTTCAAGAGCTCACATCGACCGCCTGGGACCTGGAGTGCTCTGTCAAAATTTGTTATAGCGAG AAATGTGGCGATGGGGGGCGAGTAAAGCGTTACCTGGAGGTGACTCAGCCGTGTCTACAGCCGCCAC ccACTGAGTGCTTTGACTTTGGCCTACCCGGGGTTCTTGGCATTGCATTTGGAGGGTTTCTGATTGGAGTGCTACTTATTGGAGCCCTCTggtttatcaaaatcaaaacag GATACCCAACTGGACTAGACATGAGTTCAACAGTGG GATGTCCTTGTTCCGGTACAAAACGACAACCTGTTTCCACTAACCCTTCCCCATCAGAGAACAGCAGTGCTAATGCGAGCATTGGAAGCACCCAGAGCACCCCCACCAGCAGCATGGCATGA